One stretch of Cytophagales bacterium DNA includes these proteins:
- a CDS encoding SUMF1/EgtB/PvdO family nonheme iron enzyme has translation MKNLNGIIRSIAIGLSSCATLFFLDGCGGGGVIGGGGELTGVPGRVYEAMTMPYGMIMCPSGTFHMGQADENAARTMVNQNKQITIGAYLMDETEITNNEYRQFIAVLLNDSLDILGEETIMNDYYPDTMVWVRDFSYHFGDPMMEYYFWHPAFDDYPVVGVDWFAAKYFSEWRTKHMNDWRTELGLFAMPRFRLPTEAEWEYGARGKKPMAKYPWGNPYPRNAKGCVLANFKPGRGNYFDDGFQYSSPVASYFPNSFGLYDMAGNVAEWCEDAWNDAAVPTVWDLNPVYKDDNEPKKIIRGGSWKDISYFCETGTKDFEYQDTTKSYVGFRCVMTYLGRSSGSGF, from the coding sequence ATGAAAAATTTAAATGGAATTATTCGAAGCATTGCAATTGGTTTATCTTCATGTGCAACGCTATTCTTTCTTGACGGTTGCGGAGGTGGTGGTGTTATTGGAGGGGGAGGAGAATTGACCGGAGTTCCAGGCAGAGTCTATGAAGCTATGACGATGCCTTATGGTATGATAATGTGTCCTTCAGGTACATTCCATATGGGACAGGCAGATGAGAATGCGGCTCGTACCATGGTAAACCAGAATAAGCAAATTACAATTGGCGCTTATTTGATGGACGAAACTGAGATAACTAATAATGAGTATCGGCAGTTTATTGCAGTCTTGTTGAACGATTCATTGGATATTTTAGGGGAAGAGACTATCATGAATGATTATTATCCTGATACAATGGTATGGGTGCGCGACTTTTCTTATCATTTTGGCGACCCGATGATGGAGTATTATTTCTGGCATCCGGCCTTCGATGATTACCCGGTGGTAGGAGTAGATTGGTTTGCAGCAAAATATTTTTCTGAATGGAGAACAAAACATATGAACGACTGGCGTACAGAATTGGGTTTGTTTGCAATGCCAAGATTCAGATTGCCTACTGAAGCAGAATGGGAGTATGGAGCTCGTGGTAAAAAACCTATGGCAAAATATCCATGGGGTAACCCTTATCCCAGAAATGCAAAAGGCTGCGTACTGGCAAACTTTAAGCCAGGCAGAGGTAATTATTTTGATGACGGTTTCCAGTATTCTTCACCTGTGGCTTCCTATTTTCCAAATAGTTTTGGATTGTATGATATGGCAGGTAATGTTGCTGAATGGTGTGAAGATGCATGGAACGATGCAGCTGTTCCTACGGTTTGGGATCTAAACCCGGTATATAAAGATGATAATGAACCGAAAAAGATTATAAGAGGCGGCTCCTGGAAAGATATATCTTACTTTTGCGAAACCGGTACAAAGGATTTTGAATACCAGGATACTACTAAATCATATGTTGGGTTCAGATGCGTGATGACTTATCTGGGACGTTCGTCCGGATCTGGATTTTAG